A region from the Natronomonas salsuginis genome encodes:
- a CDS encoding rubrerythrin family protein, translated as MNTDEFLDAVRDENQTALSRLGSSKSLYADTDGEMETETVLAAAATAEHHAAETYDAWADAETGAVADAFAETTGEERDHYETVVGRLDSHEPGDVPAIQAYLRDLDDTVERLGGFVGRTLAAEQSKTQLTGFFVGNADPKTASLFRGMGDDLDAQLERAGELLAAECGDDESCWKRAIAAATGAIEAAYGEYTESLESMGVNPKPVC; from the coding sequence ATGAACACCGACGAATTCCTCGACGCCGTCCGTGACGAGAACCAGACCGCGCTCTCCCGGCTCGGCTCCTCGAAGTCCCTGTACGCCGACACGGACGGGGAGATGGAGACCGAGACGGTGCTCGCCGCCGCCGCAACGGCCGAACATCACGCCGCGGAGACCTACGACGCGTGGGCCGACGCCGAGACGGGCGCGGTCGCCGACGCGTTCGCCGAAACCACGGGCGAGGAGCGAGACCACTACGAGACCGTCGTTGGCAGACTCGATTCGCACGAACCGGGCGACGTACCCGCGATTCAGGCGTATCTCCGTGATCTCGACGACACCGTCGAGCGACTCGGCGGGTTCGTCGGTCGGACGCTCGCCGCCGAGCAGTCGAAAACGCAGCTCACCGGCTTTTTCGTCGGCAACGCCGATCCGAAGACTGCGTCGCTGTTCCGGGGGATGGGCGACGATCTCGACGCCCAGCTCGAACGGGCCGGGGAACTGCTCGCCGCCGAGTGCGGCGACGACGAGTCGTGTTGGAAGCGCGCGATCGCGGCCGCGACCGGCGCGATCGAGGCGGCGTACGGCGAGTACACCGAATCGCTCGAATCGATGGGCGTCAATCCGAAGCCGGTCTGTTGA
- a CDS encoding nucleoside phosphorylase yields MIPDYGPTYDSEALFSPMESVSSTEGVPELPPAVILGVQEILHEAAQDIGTPIDPVTQRPFEYHALSDSVGFVPVQQIGVGAPVAAIATEKVIAAGAECVVMLGGSAALQPDFSPDAALLPTRAVRDEGASYHYLPPDKTLCPTPELLNGLGETFSEHGVETHRGPTWTTSALFRETIPQLEHYRREGFVSLDMETSAIWAVCRYRGVDTATIHGIDGYAVPGEQVPTEALTRRLPALLDPTVEALEAHVERG; encoded by the coding sequence ATGATCCCCGATTACGGCCCAACGTACGACTCGGAGGCGCTCTTTTCGCCGATGGAATCGGTTTCGTCGACGGAGGGCGTTCCGGAACTCCCGCCTGCGGTCATCCTTGGCGTTCAGGAAATCCTCCACGAGGCGGCCCAAGATATCGGGACGCCGATCGACCCCGTCACACAGCGCCCGTTCGAGTACCACGCGCTGTCCGATTCCGTTGGATTCGTCCCCGTTCAGCAGATCGGAGTGGGTGCCCCTGTCGCTGCGATCGCAACGGAGAAGGTGATCGCCGCCGGTGCCGAGTGCGTCGTCATGCTGGGCGGAAGTGCGGCGCTACAGCCCGACTTCTCACCTGATGCAGCCCTGTTACCGACGCGAGCCGTCAGAGACGAGGGGGCGTCGTATCACTATCTTCCGCCCGATAAGACGCTGTGTCCGACTCCGGAACTGCTGAACGGACTCGGGGAGACGTTCTCGGAGCACGGGGTCGAGACCCACCGCGGTCCGACGTGGACAACGAGCGCGCTGTTCCGCGAGACGATCCCACAGCTCGAGCACTACCGACGGGAGGGATTCGTCTCGCTGGATATGGAGACATCGGCTATCTGGGCCGTCTGTCGGTATCGGGGTGTCGATACCGCCACCATCCACGGGATCGACGGGTACGCCGTCCCGGGCGAACAGGTGCCGACGGAGGCGCTGACACGCCGCCTGCCGGCGCTGCTCGACCCGACGGTCGAAGCGCTCGAAGCGCACGTCGAGCGGGGCTGA
- a CDS encoding fibrillarin-like rRNA/tRNA 2'-O-methyltransferase, producing the protein MSLPEGVERRSFGGNEWLATEGEPVYGEPTDGSWRRWDPRRSKLGAMFELGIDTGLDGDETVLYLGAAAGTTVSHVADFAGPTYAVEFAARPARELLDAAAPRGNLFPLLKDARKPETYAHVVEPVDAIVQDVATRGQAKVALANRRFLEDDGRLLLAVKPRSEDVVQDPSEVRAEVVETLEACYEILETRSLEPFHGDHFGIVATPR; encoded by the coding sequence ATGAGCCTCCCGGAAGGTGTCGAACGGCGCTCGTTCGGCGGGAACGAATGGCTCGCCACGGAGGGTGAACCGGTCTACGGGGAGCCGACCGACGGCTCGTGGCGGCGGTGGGATCCGCGGCGGTCCAAACTCGGCGCGATGTTCGAGCTGGGGATAGATACCGGACTCGACGGTGACGAGACCGTGCTGTACCTCGGGGCCGCCGCCGGAACGACAGTCAGCCACGTCGCGGATTTCGCTGGGCCGACCTATGCCGTCGAGTTCGCCGCCCGCCCCGCGCGAGAGCTGCTCGACGCCGCGGCGCCTCGCGGGAACCTCTTTCCGCTGTTGAAAGACGCACGGAAGCCGGAAACGTACGCCCACGTTGTCGAGCCGGTCGACGCGATCGTTCAAGATGTCGCGACTCGTGGCCAGGCGAAGGTCGCGCTCGCGAACCGTCGCTTTCTCGAAGACGACGGACGTCTGTTGTTGGCCGTCAAGCCCCGAAGCGAGGACGTAGTTCAGGACCCGTCCGAGGTTCGCGCCGAGGTCGTCGAGACGCTGGAAGCGTGCTACGAGATACTCGAAACCCGATCGCTCGAGCCGTTTCACGGCGATCACTTCGGGATCGTCGCCACGCCACGGTGA
- a CDS encoding sulfurtransferase — protein sequence MSNSDYANDVLVSADWVADNLDDFEGDDPAYRLIEVDVDTEAYDESHAPGAIGLNWETDLQDQTTRDILDKADFEALLGSHGVTEDSTVVLYGDNANWFAAYTYWQFKYYGHEDVKLLDGGREYWLEHDYPTTDEAPEFSTVEYEAAGPRESIRAYREDVENAIERGLPLVDVRSPEEFSGEVLAPPGLNETAQRGGHIPGAQNISWAAVTNDDGTFKDADELRELYAERGIDGDSTTVAYCRIGERSSVAWFALHELLGYDDTINYDGSWTEWGNLVGAPIEKGEAE from the coding sequence ATGAGTAATTCCGATTACGCCAACGACGTACTTGTCTCCGCCGACTGGGTCGCGGACAATCTCGACGACTTCGAGGGCGACGATCCCGCCTATCGCCTGATCGAGGTCGACGTGGACACCGAAGCCTACGACGAGTCACACGCGCCGGGAGCGATCGGCCTCAACTGGGAAACCGACCTCCAAGACCAGACCACGCGCGACATCCTCGACAAGGCAGACTTCGAGGCACTCCTCGGCTCACACGGCGTCACCGAGGACTCGACGGTCGTCCTCTACGGCGACAACGCGAACTGGTTCGCCGCCTACACGTACTGGCAGTTCAAGTACTACGGCCACGAAGACGTGAAGCTGCTGGACGGTGGCCGCGAGTACTGGCTCGAACACGACTATCCGACGACCGACGAGGCCCCCGAGTTCTCCACGGTCGAGTACGAAGCCGCCGGTCCCCGCGAGTCAATCCGCGCCTACCGCGAGGATGTCGAGAACGCGATCGAGCGGGGCCTGCCGCTCGTCGACGTTCGCTCGCCCGAGGAGTTCAGCGGCGAGGTGCTCGCCCCACCGGGACTCAACGAGACGGCCCAGCGCGGCGGCCACATCCCCGGCGCACAGAACATTTCGTGGGCGGCGGTCACGAATGATGACGGGACGTTCAAGGACGCCGACGAGCTCCGTGAGCTCTACGCCGAGCGCGGCATCGATGGCGACTCGACGACGGTCGCGTACTGCCGGATCGGCGAGCGGTCGTCGGTCGCATGGTTCGCGCTGCACGAACTGCTCGGCTACGACGACACGATCAACTATGACGGCTCGTGGACCGAGTGGGGTAATTTGGTCGGCGCGCCGATAGAGAAGGGCGAGGCTGAGTGA
- a CDS encoding glutamate--cysteine ligase, producing the protein MDLGSRDAFDRMGTLGIEEEFFIVDADGRPTSGTDELVYGSEPPELLDGRLDHELFKFVIETQTPTIDSLDEAREALTAVRSALVDHASRHGFSIAAAGLHPAAKWRELDHAEKPRYRAQLDRIQYPQHRNTTAGLHVHVGVDDADKAVWIANELRWYLPIMLALSANSPYWNGFDTGLQSARAKIFEGLPNTGVPTAFEDFETFQRFERTMVETGSINDRGELWYDVRPHSSHGTVEVRTPDGQADPERVLAFVEYTEALVEDLGARYDDGESGHDHRREFLDENKWRALRHGHDAELLSRDFSKSIPLGELVDRERSRLGVSGIGGIYDEGSGAEQQRHLRDVDGMDTLCESLLIG; encoded by the coding sequence ATGGATCTGGGTTCGCGCGACGCCTTCGACCGGATGGGGACGCTCGGCATCGAGGAGGAGTTCTTCATCGTCGACGCCGACGGACGCCCGACCTCCGGGACCGACGAACTCGTCTACGGGAGCGAGCCGCCCGAACTACTCGACGGGCGGCTCGATCACGAGCTCTTCAAATTCGTCATCGAGACCCAGACGCCGACGATCGACTCGCTCGACGAGGCGCGCGAGGCGCTGACGGCGGTTCGCTCCGCGCTCGTCGACCACGCGAGCCGCCACGGCTTTTCGATCGCCGCCGCCGGCTTGCACCCGGCCGCGAAGTGGCGAGAACTCGATCACGCCGAAAAGCCCAGGTATCGAGCCCAACTCGACCGGATACAGTACCCACAGCACCGGAACACGACCGCCGGACTGCACGTTCACGTCGGAGTGGACGACGCCGACAAGGCGGTGTGGATCGCCAACGAGCTCCGGTGGTATCTGCCGATCATGCTGGCGCTGTCGGCGAACTCCCCGTACTGGAACGGCTTCGACACCGGGTTGCAGTCGGCGCGGGCGAAGATCTTCGAGGGGTTGCCGAACACCGGCGTACCGACCGCCTTCGAGGATTTCGAGACGTTCCAGCGGTTCGAGCGAACGATGGTCGAGACCGGTTCGATAAACGATCGGGGGGAGCTGTGGTACGACGTTCGACCGCACTCATCCCACGGCACTGTCGAGGTCCGGACGCCGGACGGACAGGCCGACCCGGAGCGCGTCTTGGCCTTCGTCGAGTACACCGAGGCGCTGGTCGAAGACCTCGGCGCGCGGTACGACGACGGCGAATCGGGACACGATCACCGACGGGAGTTCCTCGACGAGAACAAGTGGCGCGCGCTGCGACATGGTCATGACGCCGAACTGCTCTCGAGGGACTTCTCCAAATCGATCCCGTTGGGCGAGCTCGTCGATCGAGAGCGAAGCCGGCTCGGCGTGTCGGGGATCGGTGGAATCTACGACGAGGGGAGCGGTGCGGAACAGCAGCGTCACCTCCGGGACGTGGACGGGATGGATACCCTCTGTGAATCGCTGCTGATCGGTTGA
- a CDS encoding NADPH:quinone reductase gives MRAVRIADHGGPEVLRVEEPDRPEPGGHELLVEVEAAGVNPVDTYFRDGSYVPVGLPFTPGVDFAGTVAGVGEYVDGFEIGDRVYGTGIGNGDHQGSYTEYATVPDDRVVELPDGVDMVQAGAAGVVACTAWRALVDHADLGPAEHCLVHGGSGGVGHVAVQIAAAVHARCITTASPDYHGELAAFGAETVLDYGREDLADAVLEASDGGVDVILDHRLDDYLQFDADVAATDATVVGIGENDPAPGFSAVAGARAKDVGYKMMSMFNTPDLRVPLRGVAHLMDAGALEIEVARTYDLGEADDAQRDVMEDSFFGKLVVEP, from the coding sequence ATGCGAGCCGTTCGAATCGCCGATCACGGCGGCCCCGAGGTACTGCGCGTCGAAGAGCCCGATCGACCCGAGCCGGGCGGACACGAACTCCTCGTCGAGGTCGAGGCGGCCGGCGTCAACCCCGTCGACACGTACTTCCGCGACGGATCCTACGTGCCCGTCGGATTGCCGTTCACGCCAGGAGTTGACTTCGCCGGCACGGTCGCCGGCGTCGGCGAGTACGTCGACGGGTTCGAGATCGGCGACCGCGTGTACGGAACCGGGATCGGGAACGGTGATCATCAGGGATCCTATACGGAGTATGCGACTGTCCCGGACGATCGCGTCGTCGAACTCCCCGATGGCGTGGATATGGTACAGGCCGGCGCGGCGGGCGTCGTCGCCTGCACGGCCTGGCGGGCGTTGGTCGACCACGCCGATCTCGGTCCCGCCGAACACTGTCTCGTTCACGGTGGGTCCGGGGGCGTCGGCCACGTCGCGGTCCAGATCGCGGCGGCCGTCCACGCGCGCTGTATCACTACCGCCAGCCCGGACTATCACGGCGAGTTGGCTGCGTTCGGCGCGGAGACGGTACTGGACTACGGGCGTGAAGATCTCGCCGATGCGGTTCTCGAGGCGTCCGACGGCGGCGTCGACGTGATCTTGGACCACCGGCTCGACGACTACCTCCAGTTCGACGCCGACGTCGCGGCGACGGACGCGACCGTCGTCGGGATCGGGGAGAACGATCCCGCCCCCGGGTTCTCGGCCGTGGCCGGTGCCCGCGCGAAGGACGTCGGCTACAAGATGATGAGCATGTTCAACACGCCCGACCTGCGAGTGCCGCTCCGGGGGGTCGCACACCTGATGGACGCCGGTGCGCTCGAAATCGAGGTCGCCCGCACGTACGACCTCGGCGAGGCCGACGACGCGCAGCGCGACGTGATGGAGGACAGCTTCTTCGGCAAACTCGTCGTCGAACCCTAA
- a CDS encoding winged helix-turn-helix domain-containing protein, translating into MSTDDPSGDGHETAAEEDREGVRDRLEQEADRAVEGFDDGIVDILSWVLDTETRARIYVYLRQNPGSTSEEIADGTGLYPSTVREALAALTEEGTLDRRKRESDGAGNNPYEYTAMAPSELVGSVVGEIQEGLNTVFNLDCHLGVRTDENDDPVQITVEDDERDS; encoded by the coding sequence ATGTCTACGGATGATCCTTCCGGGGACGGCCACGAGACGGCCGCTGAGGAAGACAGAGAGGGGGTACGGGACAGACTGGAACAGGAGGCCGACCGGGCCGTGGAGGGGTTCGACGACGGGATCGTCGACATCCTCTCGTGGGTGCTCGACACAGAGACGAGAGCGCGTATCTACGTCTACCTCCGTCAGAATCCGGGGAGCACGAGCGAGGAGATCGCGGACGGAACCGGGCTGTATCCGAGCACGGTCCGGGAGGCGCTCGCGGCGCTCACTGAAGAGGGGACACTCGACCGTCGAAAGCGGGAGTCCGATGGGGCCGGTAACAACCCCTACGAGTACACCGCGATGGCGCCGAGCGAGCTGGTCGGCAGCGTCGTCGGCGAGATTCAGGAGGGTCTAAACACCGTGTTCAACCTCGACTGTCACCTCGGTGTCCGAACTGACGAGAACGATGATCCGGTCCAGATAACGGTCGAGGACGACGAGCGCGATTCCTGA
- a CDS encoding efflux RND transporter permease subunit has product MAPGSSFDALVDRVNETALQRPVAVLAVFALLTAVMFGGLPLIVVDEEATEAFTEGLPEQEALDAINTEFGDRFEEDGASTQLIHVGDNVLAKHELIRSLTVLERTDQRASLRYEGAAGPAVLVAQAIDPTATTPAEQRRVLERSSESEVRTAVRGLADEPRFRSLLSEDFNPTAASASASITVVNHDVPAGGSQGPNGGGGGQIQEIQVSMQSITDGVGGDIRVFGSGIISEEFGNIIGDSLTIVVPVVLLLILAFLVVAYRDPIDLVLGLVALLMTLAWTFGTVGYVGIPFDQNMIAVPVLLLAVGIDFGIHIINRYREERVKGIAALPAMTEANRQLIVAFLIVTVTTVFGFGANVISDLGPISNFGLVAAIGISYTFFIFGVFLPALKVVTDRVRIRLSVPTFGTNPISSEDSTFGRVLSAGATVSRVAPAFFVVLTLVIGGGAAAYGQDVDRSFSTDDFLPPEELPSYIAALPEPFAPGEYTVTGNLNLLEERFGASQQDTAILYVVGPFEEDHALESIYRTNQDPPDSFVATERRADSQSIITVIQSRAERDPEFAALVARNDRSGNGIPDRNLKLIYDELFAADGGRAGEFLTEDRRAAKIEYTIESDADQAEIASDAREFSEEFRFSATPTGGVIVFSAISDTIFSSAIESLVIAVLLTTIFLIIVYGALERRPLLGLVNLFPILVTVALLLATMRAIGLPLNALTATLLSITIGVGVAYSVHVTHRFIDEYNETGDTYRSLLITLSGTGGALTGSMLTTSIGTGALVLAITPVLGNFGLLMAVSVFYSYLTSILVLPATLLVWGQLATE; this is encoded by the coding sequence ATGGCACCCGGTTCGTCCTTCGACGCGCTCGTCGACCGAGTGAACGAGACGGCCCTCCAGCGGCCGGTCGCAGTCTTGGCTGTGTTCGCCCTCCTGACCGCGGTGATGTTCGGCGGGTTGCCGCTCATCGTCGTCGATGAGGAGGCCACCGAGGCGTTCACCGAGGGGCTCCCCGAACAGGAGGCGCTCGACGCGATCAACACCGAGTTCGGCGACCGGTTCGAGGAGGACGGCGCTTCGACGCAGCTCATTCACGTCGGCGATAACGTCCTCGCCAAGCACGAACTGATCCGGAGTCTGACGGTTCTCGAGCGGACCGATCAACGCGCGTCGCTCCGATACGAGGGGGCCGCCGGTCCGGCCGTGCTCGTCGCGCAGGCTATCGATCCGACCGCCACGACGCCGGCCGAGCAACGCCGCGTCCTCGAACGTTCCTCCGAGAGCGAGGTTCGGACCGCCGTCCGGGGGCTGGCCGACGAACCGCGGTTCCGGTCGCTTCTGTCCGAGGACTTCAACCCGACCGCTGCCTCGGCGTCGGCGTCGATCACGGTCGTGAACCACGACGTGCCGGCGGGCGGTTCCCAGGGACCGAACGGCGGTGGTGGCGGCCAGATACAAGAGATTCAGGTGTCGATGCAGTCGATCACCGACGGCGTCGGCGGCGACATTCGCGTCTTCGGCTCGGGGATCATCAGCGAGGAGTTCGGGAACATCATCGGCGATTCGCTGACCATCGTCGTCCCGGTCGTCCTCCTGTTGATACTGGCGTTTCTCGTCGTCGCCTACCGGGACCCGATCGATCTCGTCCTCGGGTTGGTCGCGCTCTTGATGACGCTCGCGTGGACGTTCGGGACGGTCGGCTACGTCGGCATCCCGTTCGATCAGAACATGATCGCCGTGCCCGTGTTGCTGCTCGCCGTGGGGATCGACTTCGGGATTCACATCATCAACCGGTATCGCGAGGAGCGCGTCAAAGGGATCGCCGCTCTGCCGGCGATGACCGAAGCGAACCGGCAGCTGATCGTCGCGTTCCTCATCGTCACGGTCACGACGGTGTTCGGGTTCGGCGCGAACGTCATCAGCGATCTCGGTCCGATCAGCAACTTCGGGCTGGTCGCGGCGATCGGGATCTCCTACACCTTCTTCATCTTCGGCGTCTTCCTGCCGGCGCTGAAGGTCGTCACCGATCGCGTTCGGATTCGGCTGTCCGTTCCGACGTTCGGGACGAATCCGATCTCCTCGGAGGATTCCACGTTCGGTCGGGTGCTGTCCGCGGGCGCGACGGTGTCTCGGGTCGCTCCAGCGTTTTTCGTCGTCCTCACGCTCGTGATCGGCGGGGGGGCGGCGGCGTACGGGCAAGACGTCGATCGATCGTTCAGCACCGACGATTTCCTCCCGCCCGAGGAGCTTCCGTCGTACATCGCCGCGCTGCCGGAGCCGTTCGCCCCCGGCGAGTACACCGTCACCGGAAACCTCAATCTGCTCGAAGAGCGCTTCGGCGCGAGCCAACAGGACACCGCGATCCTCTACGTCGTCGGGCCGTTCGAGGAAGATCACGCGCTGGAGTCCATCTACAGGACCAATCAGGATCCGCCCGACTCCTTCGTCGCGACCGAGCGGCGAGCCGACTCACAGAGCATCATCACGGTGATTCAATCGCGTGCCGAACGAGATCCCGAGTTCGCCGCGCTCGTCGCGCGCAACGATCGCTCCGGAAACGGCATTCCCGATCGAAACCTCAAGTTGATCTACGACGAACTGTTCGCAGCGGACGGCGGCCGGGCCGGGGAGTTCCTCACCGAAGACCGGCGCGCGGCGAAGATCGAGTACACCATCGAGAGCGACGCCGACCAAGCGGAGATCGCGTCCGACGCCCGCGAGTTCAGCGAGGAGTTCCGGTTCAGCGCGACACCGACCGGCGGCGTCATCGTGTTCAGCGCAATCTCCGACACGATCTTCTCGTCGGCCATCGAGAGCCTCGTGATCGCGGTCCTGCTCACGACGATCTTCTTGATCATCGTTTACGGCGCGCTCGAGCGTCGGCCGCTGCTCGGTCTCGTCAATCTGTTTCCCATCCTCGTCACGGTCGCGTTGCTTCTCGCGACGATGCGGGCCATCGGGCTCCCGTTGAACGCTCTGACGGCGACCCTTCTCTCGATTACCATCGGGGTCGGCGTCGCCTATTCGGTCCACGTCACCCACCGATTCATCGACGAGTACAACGAGACCGGAGACACGTATCGCTCCCTCTTGATCACGCTCAGCGGTACCGGCGGCGCGCTGACCGGCAGCATGCTTACCACGTCGATTGGGACCGGTGCATTGGTGTTGGCGATCACGCCGGTACTGGGTAACTTCGGGCTGTTAATGGCGGTGAGCGTCTTCTACTCGTATCTCACTTCGATCCTCGTCCTGCCGGCGACGCTGCTCGTGTGGGGCCAACTCGCGACTGAGTAG
- a CDS encoding COG1361 S-layer family protein → MHRTRALSVALVALLAVSIVGPTVAFAQTNDPLFVQGEPDLTVDVPDATVTPGSVSELGLQISNDGRIIRGSPANREIVTLARNVRVEADIEGPLEVETGQQSVGTVTENQPRSAPIAVTVPDDADPGTYELEVELQYRHTSQLYQRTGITNERRRTVTRTVDVEVDDAPRFELNSTSTDTRIGDSGVMETTIENVGSQPATDVRLSLESTSPLFAFGSGSTGSVRAGSLAPGENATVRFDVVVDPRASVREFALDGTARYSDPDGVPGVDEGLSTGIEPAPEQRFSFETVESTLRVGEEGELRGTVRNDGPAPARSVVVQFADQSPNVVPIESSVAVGSLAAGETAEFRLPIELTEEAEPIPQNFDMAVAYRNEENERRLFEDIDASASVEPNRDEFLLEVEDREIAAGSSTIVEVNVTNNLDEPVRNLESKLFTDDPIASDDDEGYTESLAPGETTTVSFSVSAASGATPRTYPLQLDFRYDDESGTSKISDTYRTAVIVTDAEEGGIPWLLIVGAVVLVVVVGGALYWRRRD, encoded by the coding sequence ATGCACAGAACCAGAGCGCTCTCCGTCGCTCTCGTTGCACTGCTCGCCGTTTCGATCGTCGGCCCCACCGTCGCGTTCGCACAGACGAACGACCCGCTGTTCGTCCAGGGCGAACCCGATCTGACCGTCGACGTTCCCGACGCGACGGTGACACCAGGATCGGTCTCCGAACTCGGCCTTCAGATCTCCAACGACGGCCGGATCATCCGCGGTTCGCCGGCCAACCGTGAGATCGTCACGTTGGCGCGAAACGTCCGCGTCGAGGCCGATATCGAGGGGCCACTTGAGGTCGAGACCGGCCAACAGTCGGTCGGAACGGTCACCGAGAACCAACCACGAAGCGCCCCCATCGCGGTTACCGTCCCCGACGACGCCGACCCCGGCACGTACGAACTCGAAGTCGAACTCCAATACCGTCACACCTCACAGCTGTATCAGCGGACCGGGATCACGAACGAACGGCGTCGAACCGTCACGCGGACCGTCGACGTCGAGGTCGACGACGCGCCACGGTTCGAACTCAACTCGACGTCGACCGACACGCGGATCGGCGACAGCGGCGTCATGGAAACCACGATCGAAAACGTCGGCAGCCAGCCCGCGACAGACGTCCGGCTCTCGCTGGAATCGACGAGTCCGCTGTTCGCCTTCGGGAGCGGTTCGACCGGCTCCGTCCGCGCCGGATCGCTCGCCCCCGGCGAGAACGCGACCGTCAGGTTCGATGTCGTGGTCGACCCGAGGGCCTCCGTTCGAGAGTTCGCCCTCGACGGAACGGCTCGGTACTCCGATCCCGATGGGGTCCCCGGAGTCGACGAGGGGCTCTCTACGGGCATCGAACCGGCACCCGAGCAGCGTTTCAGTTTCGAAACCGTCGAGTCGACGCTTCGGGTCGGCGAGGAGGGCGAACTTCGCGGCACGGTCAGGAACGACGGCCCGGCCCCGGCCCGGAGCGTCGTCGTCCAGTTCGCCGACCAGTCGCCGAACGTCGTCCCGATCGAGTCGTCGGTCGCGGTCGGGTCGCTCGCCGCGGGCGAGACAGCCGAGTTCCGACTGCCGATCGAACTGACCGAGGAGGCCGAACCGATCCCGCAGAACTTCGATATGGCTGTCGCGTACCGAAACGAGGAGAACGAACGCCGACTGTTCGAGGACATCGACGCGTCGGCGAGCGTCGAACCGAACCGCGACGAATTCCTTCTGGAGGTCGAAGACCGAGAGATCGCCGCCGGGTCGTCGACGATCGTCGAGGTGAACGTGACGAACAACCTCGATGAGCCGGTTCGGAACCTCGAATCGAAACTGTTCACTGACGATCCGATCGCGAGCGACGACGACGAGGGGTACACCGAGTCGCTCGCGCCCGGCGAGACGACGACCGTCTCGTTCAGCGTGAGCGCCGCGTCGGGCGCGACGCCGCGCACCTATCCGTTGCAGTTGGACTTCCGCTACGACGACGAGAGCGGCACGAGCAAGATCTCGGACACGTACCGGACCGCGGTCATCGTCACCGACGCTGAGGAAGGCGGGATCCCGTGGTTGCTCATCGTCGGCGCGGTCGTCCTCGTCGTCGTCGTGGGCGGCGCACTCTACTGGCGACGGCGGGACTAA
- a CDS encoding NOP5/NOP56 family protein, with amino-acid sequence MSENTHAGWFSGVDPDDLDGAREAIEGGSADEPRAWPALAVESGFAADEDEYYERLHEATVYATREAVREAEIADDKQLIHAVRAMDDCERVANELAERVAEWAGSRREDAGTGIEYARRLAQDDASDDPLVSLARRVRDLADETDALRSHVERTAPEVAPNLAALAGPVLAARLIALAGGLEQLARKPAGTVQVLGAEEALFAHLRGRAPSPKHGIIFTHEAVSGTHSQHRGSAARALAGKLAIAARIDHYAGDLRPELEAELHGRIETIQGRDTE; translated from the coding sequence ATGAGCGAGAACACCCACGCGGGGTGGTTCAGCGGCGTCGATCCGGACGACCTCGACGGTGCCCGCGAGGCGATTGAGGGCGGCTCCGCCGACGAACCGCGGGCGTGGCCGGCGCTCGCGGTCGAATCCGGATTCGCCGCCGACGAGGACGAGTACTACGAACGCCTCCACGAGGCGACCGTGTACGCGACCCGCGAGGCCGTCAGAGAGGCCGAAATCGCCGATGACAAACAGCTCATCCACGCCGTCAGAGCGATGGACGACTGCGAGCGCGTCGCGAACGAGCTGGCCGAACGCGTCGCCGAGTGGGCGGGAAGCCGCCGCGAGGATGCCGGAACGGGGATCGAGTACGCGAGACGGCTCGCGCAGGACGACGCTTCCGACGATCCGCTCGTCTCGCTCGCCCGTCGGGTTCGGGATCTCGCCGACGAGACCGACGCGCTTAGATCCCACGTCGAACGGACCGCCCCCGAGGTCGCGCCGAACCTCGCCGCGCTCGCGGGCCCGGTGCTCGCTGCACGCCTCATCGCCCTCGCGGGTGGGCTGGAGCAACTGGCTCGAAAGCCCGCGGGGACGGTACAGGTGCTCGGCGCGGAGGAAGCGCTCTTCGCGCACCTCCGCGGTCGGGCCCCCTCGCCGAAACACGGCATCATCTTCACCCACGAGGCCGTGAGCGGAACCCACTCCCAACACCGCGGCTCGGCCGCGCGGGCGCTCGCCGGAAAACTCGCGATTGCGGCGCGTATCGATCACTACGCGGGCGATCTGCGCCCCGAACTCGAAGCCGAGTTGCACGGCCGGATCGAGACGATACAGGGGCGTGACACCGAATGA